In the genome of Hyphomicrobium sp. CS1GBMeth3, the window TCAAACCAAGTGCCGCGAGGGGGTTCAATTGAGTTCGAAACTCGGCGACGGAGGATTCAAGCTCGCTACCTGGGCGCGTATCACGTTGGAGCTTGTCCGCCGCGATATGGAGGTACGCTATGCGGGGTCGCGTGCAGGCGTGCTCTGGAGCGTCGGCGTCCCGTTGCTCAACGCTGCCGTGCTTAGCACTGTCTTCTCGTGGCTCATGGCTGGCCGTATGGGGCTGCGTTATGACGGCGTTCCGTTTCCGGTGTTCTATTTCGCCGGCATCGCTCCGTGGACGCTATCTGCGGAATCCGTTGCGAGAAGTACGAACGTAATCGTCGAAAATGCATCAATCGTGAAACGCGTCCGTTTTCCTATGGAAACGTTCTGTATGCAGGTCGTCGGTTCCGCCTTTATCTCTTATGGCGTGATGATTTTTACCGCGATGCTCTTAATGCTGCTCTATGGGCTTCCACTGACTCCGCGTTTGATTTGGCTCCTGCCGCTGCTGGCGATTACGGCTTGCCTTGTGTTGGGCACCTGCTTTGTGTTGAGCGCGCTCGCAGTTTATTTCCGGGATATTGCGCAGATCATACCTGTGGTTTTGAATCTCGCTTTCTTTCTCACGCCCATCCTCTATCCGCCCAGCCTTGTCGAGCATGCACCTGCGTGGGCGCGCGTGATTATTCTCGACCTGAATCCGATGCACTATCTCGTGGAGGCGCATCGCTATTGCATCATAGGTGCCGCAGACATTGAGCCCCGAGGGGTTTTCTATGTTGGAGCAGTGAGCATTCTGGTCTGTATCGGGGGGCTTCTGCTTTTCAGAAAACTCAAATCCGGTTTCGCAGATGTTTTGTGATGGGGCGCGGGATTGTGATCAGCACTAAAGACATAAAAGGACACCTCCGCGCGGTCTATGGCGGGCTCCTCAGAATTCCTGTCGTTGGTCCGTCGCTCCGGGTTCCGGTGCGAAAGTGGCGAGAGAGGCAGGAAAGACGATGGAACGCTCCGGACGAGGTGCTGAGCCTGCTCGTTGCAGGACTGGAAGGCTTGCGCTCCGAGATGGGCATGACGCGCATGTTTGCGGCCGAGCGTCACGAGTTGCTCTCCGCATCGGTATCGGCCTTGGAAGGCAAGTTGGCCGAAACCCGCCAACGACTTGACGGAGTGACCAATCGCGTCGAGTTCGCACGCGCAGAGCTCATGTTCGAGATGCGCGCCAATATGAGCGGCGCGTCTCCGGTAATTCCCGGCCAAGCCCAGGCCGCCGCTCCGCTGCAGAGCAAGCTTATTGCCAAGGACAAGCTTGCTCAGATGGAGCGGGAGGGGCAAATCCGGCTGAACATGGGATGCGGCCACGTTCCGCTCGACGGCTACATCAACAGCGACATGCGCGCGTTGCCCGGAGTCGATCTTATAGCGGACGTCTCGGCTCTGCCGTTCGAGAGCGGAACCCTCTGCGAAATCCATTCCGCACATCTGCTCGAACACTTCCCCGTCGAGTATCTCCAGAGGGTGCTGATGCCCCATTGGCGCTCGCTGCTGAAGCCGGGCGGGATTTTCCAGGCAATTGTGCCCGACGCAGAGGCAATGATTTCTGACTTTCACAGCCAACAGCTATCATTTGACGACCTGCGGGAGGTCACCTTTGGCCTGCAGGAATACGACGGCGATTTTCATTTCAATATGTTTTCACGAGCGTCGCTCAAGCAGATCTTGAACGAGAGCGGCTTCGATCAAGTCGAATATAAATTTACCGGCCGGAAAAACGGAAAGTGCAGGGATATGCAAGTCTCTGCAGTACGAGTTTGATATGGTTCCGAATGTTTCAATCATCATCAATACCTACAACCGCGCCAAATCTCTGGCGCGGACGTTGGAGTCCCTCTCCTGGTTGCGATATGAAAAGTTCGAGGTCGTTGTCGTCAACGGCCCGTCCAGCGACGATACCGCCGCGGTCCTCGACACGTATGCCGATCGCATCAAGATCGGCTCCTGTCCCGAAGCCAACCTCTCGATGTCGCGGAACGTCGGGCTGGCGATGGCCTCGGGCGAGATCGTCGCCTATCTCGATGACGACGCGATCCCCGAACCTGACTGGCTCAACGCGCTGAGCGCGTTTTATGCCGACCCTCGTGTGGGCTGCGTGGCCGGCTATATCCGCGACCATACGGGCTACAGTTTCCAGTGCAAGGTCACTGTCTGCGACCGCTTTGGGGATGCCGAAGGCTACGACAACGTCGAGGCCGCGCTCGCCAGCGGGGCTGTCATGCACGGTCCAGGGAGTGCGCGATATCTCAGCCCGACGGGTGCCAACAGCAGTTTCCGACGACGCGCTCTCGTTGGGATCGGGGGCTTCGATGAGGTCTTCGCGTACTTCCTCGACGAGACGGATGTTGCACTTCGACTGATCGATGCCGGATGGAAGGTCGCCTATCAGCCGGCGGCAGAAGTGCATCATAAATTCGCTAGCAGTCACTTGCGCGATGCCAATCGCATTCCAACAAGCATCCATGTTCCCGCGCGGAGCAAGGCCTATTTCGTCATCCGGCATGCTGCAAATGCCTTTGGGCTCGGGAAGGCCGTCGACTACCTCGCTGATTACAGAATTGCCCGCCGGCAGGACAAGCGATGGCTGGCGAACAATGGACTGATCGACGCTGATCAGCATGCCAAGCTCGTGCGCGAGATTGCCAGCGGGACGGAAAGCGGAGTCGCCGAAGCGTTCATGTGGCCCAACGGCCGTTTGGCCGAGCCCGGCTGCGAAGAGGAACGAACGTTCAAGCCCTTCCCGATCCTGCTCCCAAAGGACGAGCGGCTCCGCATCTGTTTCATCAGCCAGGATTATCCGCCCGGTCCCGTGGGTGGCATCGCCGTGTGGACGCACACGCTTGCGACCGCTCTCGCCGCTCTCGGTCACGAGGTCAGCGTGGTCGCCCGCACGAAGGAGCATCCGCGCGTCGATCTCGAGCACGGTGTGTGGGTTCACCGCATTCCCCAGAGGCATCACCCCGAACGCACCCTTCCAGGATTGCCGGACCTTCCACCGTTGATCGCCGACTGGTGCTTCTCCGCTTTCGACGAGGTGCAGAGGATACGTGCCAGACGCAGTCTCGACATCGTGTCCGCTCCCATCTGGGATGTGGAGGGAGCCGCGTGCCTCGCTGACGGGACCCTTACAACGGTCACTAGCCTGCATTCGACATATCAGCTGGTGCTGCCCTCCAAGAAGATGTGGCTGAACGACGAGAATTATCGCCGGCTGCACGTGAACAAGCTGATCGCCGCCGAGGTATGGATGCTCGAGAGGTCGTCGCTCATTCTCGGCAACAGCCATGCCATCGTGCGCGACATCGAGCAGGCCTACGGGCTAACCGTTGACCCCGAGCGATTGCGGATCGTGCCTCATGGTCTGGTGCCGGAAAAGCCGGCTGTGGCTCCGGTGAAGTCAGGCTCGCGGATTCTCTACGTCGGGCGGTTCGAGACGCGCAAGGGCGTGGACGTTCTCGCCAAGGCGATCCCTCTGGTCATGGCGACCCACCCCGAGGCGCACTTCGTGCTGGTGGGCGATCCTAACGTCGATGAGGACGGGCGTGGACCTACCTACCTCGGCCTCGTGCGCCATGTCGTCGATCGGTATCCCGGCAGGGTCGAGATGCTGGGGGCCGTGTCGCGAGAAACGCTGATCGAAGAGTACGCGCGCGCCGACATCTTCGTGGCGCCGAGCCGCTATGAATCTTTTGGGCTGATCTTCCTCGAGGCGATGATGCACGGTGTCGCCTGCGTCGGGACGAACGTCGGAGGCATTCCGGAGGTGGTTGAGCATGAGGTCACGGGCCTGCTTGTCCCATCCGAAGATCCGGCTGCTCTTGCCGCCGCGTTATCGCGGCTGATTGCCGATCCGACGCTTCGCGGCCGGCTCGGTGACGCGGGCTATGCTGCGGTCACGTCGATGTTCACGGCCAAGCAGATGGCTGAAGCGGTGGAAGACGCTTTCGAAAGCGCATTGGAGGGATGCGCGCCTCAGTACAGTCAAAGGCTTCTGGCGACGGCCGGAGGCCGACGGTGATGCTCTTGGATATTCAACGCGGAATTCGCCGTTTCAGGACCTTGTTGAGCGCGGACGCCCGCCCGCATGCCGCGCCGGCAGATTCAGCCAACGATTGGCAACGAGTTGCCTCGCTCAAGGCGCTGCAATCGCGTGGCGAGGCGCCGGTTTGGAAGAGCCGCGGCGCCCAGCCCGATTGGGACGGCGAGGCGGACGTGGAATGGAACCTCCTCGCGTTTCCCGGCCGCGGCGCTGCTAGCGATGGAGCCTGATCGTGGACGCGCAGGTACGCCCGGCCAGCATTGAGCTCGTTGGTATTACGAAGGAGTACCGGCTTTACCATCGGTCTGTCGACCGATTGGTCGAGCTGTTTGCTCCCAATGGCCGCGTTCGACACGACACGATCCGTGCGCTCAGCGACGTAACGTTGTCTGTGGGCGCCGGAGAACGTGTCGGCATTCTGGGCGCTAATGGCAGCGGCAAGAGCACGTTGCTGAAGGTGATCAGCCAAGTCCTGACACCCACAGCGGGCGAGGTCCGGGTTGCGGGGCGCGTCTCGGCGTTGTTGGAGCTCGGCATCGGTTTCGCCGGTGAGCTCACCGGCCGCGAAAACATCATCCAGTACGGTATCCTGCAAGGCCTTACGCGCGATGACATCGCCTCGCGCTGCGAGGAGATCATAGGCTTCTCGGAGATCGCGGAGTACATCGACCAGCCGATCAGGACGTATTCGAGCGGCATGGTGCTGCGGCTCGCGTTCGCCTGCGCGGTTTTCACGGACCCGGACGTGCTGATCATCGACGAGGCGCTCTCGGTCGGAGACAGCTATTTCCAAGCCAAATGCCTGCATAAGATCCGCAGCATGCTGGATCGCGGAATCACATTTCTCTATGTCTCGCACAGCGCCGACAGCGTGCGGAGCCTCTGCACGCGCGGTGTGTTGATGGAGAGGGGGCGGGTCGTCCTCGACGGCGCATCCATCGATGTCGCGCGCGAATACGAGCGGCGCGCCTTCATTCGGGCAAGCCGCTATCAGGGCGCGTCCGCTCCGGACGGCGAAGCGCTAACGGAAACGAAACCGGGGGAAGCGAGTGCCGGCCACCTGCTGGATGTGGTGAGCGACGACGCGACCCCATCGGAGCGAGAGTTCGCTCGTCGCGTCGCAGCCATGCGCAGCGGCAACGGGACCGTACGGATCACCAACATCGAGGTGCTCGATGCGGAGGGTGGGCAGACGGACGTGGTGGCGCACGGAGAGCCGCTGACCGTTCGGGTCAGCTATCGCGTCATGTCTGTGCCTGCGGCGCACACGTCTATCGGTGTGGGAATTTGCGACAGGCTCGGAAATCAACTCGTGCATATGAACACCCTGGATAAGGGCATCGATCTTGCCGGCACAACGCCAGGCGTCCGTGGCAGTGTCGTCTTTCAACTTGTCAATTTGTTTTGCCCCGGAGACTTCGCGGTCATTGTCGGATGCAGCACGGTTAGCCGTCACCCGGTCAATCCGAGTATCTGGCTTGTCGACGAGCTTCACGATTATTGCGTCGGGGGTGCGGCTTTCACGGTTCCGGCATCGTCGGCTCAAGCATCGCTTTGGGGAGCGGTGGCACTGCCTTACGAGGTGGAGTTCGGAGCTGTATTGCCGAACGAAGTTAAATTCGCTGAATAAACGCGGCAATGGCGCCCAAATAATTCTGATCTCCGAATGAATCTTGGGCCGCAATGAAGTCGCGTATTTGAGCGCCGGTCCTGCGTAAAATATAAAGGTTTTAAATCGATGATGAGATTTCCCATTGATCATTATTTGACCTCGCCTCGGCATGCTCTTTTCCCCAGGCTTGCTGCGCGTCTTCAAAGCAACGCCATGCTTCCCGATTGCGGGAGGTTGGTTGATTTCCAGCGAACAGTTGGTGATGGAGTTTATCTCGGCGATCATCGCGTGCTGACGTCTTCTGTGCACGACGTGCGTCTTATTCTGGATGCTCGTGATATTATACTAACTTCAATAATTCTGTTGAATGGTGAATGGGAACCGGAAACATCGCGAGTGTTATTCTATCTTCTGCGGCCAGGTATGAACTTTGTCGATGGGCGGGTTCGGCCGGGTGGGAAAATAGGCAGATCCCGTCGCGTTCGAATTTCTTTCTGAAGTCCAACGTTAGGGGGAATAAGGCTTGACCAAGCTGTGCATATTTGCCTCATGCATCTTATGTGTATGGACGGCCGCGACGTCCGTTTTGGCGAAAGCTAAAGAAAACGACGGTCGAGGTTTTTCGGTACAGACCATTGGTGGATCTGTCTCCAGACTTCGGGCGCCAAAGTCCCTCACTGGTCGCTCGAAAAAGGTGCAGAGCTCGGATTATATTCTGAGACTGGTTGAGTTGCGCGCGGACGGGTTTACACCGGCGCGCATCGCGCCGCTTGGCGGAGCTTTTCTTCTCGGTATCAGCCTGCAAAATGAGGCTGATGTTCAGCTCATCGATCTCGACCGCGCGCTCGCGTGGCAGCTTGGAAAGTTGCCTATCGCTGATGTCAGCGGGGTCGAAGCGTCCGTCTGGCCGAGGATTCTGGACCTTCGCACATTGTCGGTCACGTGGGGGAGGGACGCCGACGATATCGAGCGCCCACTTAGCGCTGATATTCTGATATCCGGATCTGTCTTCGACGGCGCCGAGAACAAGCGCTGCCAGTTGGTTTTCGTCAAAACTCTCAAGATAACATTTGATGAGAAGCCGACGTTTGAAGCCGTCGAGGATTGGTTCAAGTCACCGTGCGTCCCAGAGGAGATCGGAACCAATCACTCTTGGGAAAGCGGCGGCGGTCTTGAGCTGGTTCCGGTCAGTGCGCGTAGAGACCCCTCCAAGATTGAGTTCTATCTCGGCCTCGGCCACTTCCATGCGATCCACGATACGGAGTGGTTGGGTACGCTATCGGAAGCGGATCGGCAGCTATTCACAGCGGTGATCAGAGTCGCCGCGCCGGGTAATTCGCGCATCGTCGCAACGGGCATGCGCAATACGCAGGGGCTCGCCAATGTCTTCGTGCCGGGCGTTGCCGATCCGGTATTGGTCGGTACCGATCAAGGTCCGTACTCCGGCGATGAGATCAACATCATAACCGCGGGCGAAGACTATGGGTGGCCCCAGTCCACATTTGGTGCTCGCTACGACGAGAGGGATCGCTACGTTGCAAAATCCGAGCGCTTTCACGCCAGCGGCACGCGGCCTGTCTATTTTTTTGCTGAATCCGGCACGGCGGCCAGCCCTATCATCCAAGTGCACGGCGAGGCGTTCTCTGATGCCTGGGCACCGAGGGAAAATACAGGCCTCGCCAATCTCATTGTCGGTGCAATGGCCCGTGGCTCGCTTTATCGGATCGTTTTCGATGGGCATAAAGTGCTGACCGCTGAGGCTCTCGATATCGGCTTCCGGCCGCGATCAATCGTCGATCTTGATGATCGTATTGCCATTGGTTCGGATGAAGGTGTCGTGGCGTTTCTCTACCCCGAGCAAGTTCGAACAGCCGGCAAGTTTCGGCCTCTAAGCTCCGGTGTGCGGGTCGCCTTCGTGCCCAAAGGCGCTGGTGCCGAGCGCACGGACGTTCCAGTCGCCTCTGGAAATTTGCTCGATGGGGATGCCGCGCGCGGTGCGGTCGTATTCAACCGCTGCCGCAACTGCCACTCGCTCGAGCAGGGCGGACAAAGTAGTGGTCCGTCGTTGCATGGGGTGTTTGGTCGTCGCCCCTCGGATACTGAGGATTATCGGTTCTCCGAGGCAATGTTGAAGCTCGACCCCCGGTGGGATGCGGTTACTTTAGATCGCTTCATCGAGCGACCGCGCAAATTTGCGCCCGGCACCAAGATGCTCTTCCAAGGGATCGCCGATCCTCAGGATAGAGCGGATCTGATCACGTTCTTGAAGTCCGTAACAAACTGATAGCTTGCGCTCATCATGTTGGCCCGGCCTGCCGATCTTCCCATGTCAAGAAACGAACGACGCGATACCATGCGGCCACAAGAAACCGAAGGTGCTGCTGAGCCCCGAGACATCGTCGTCTATCACGACTACTTCGCAATCCGCGGCGGTGGGGAACGGCTTGCCCTTACTCTTGCGCGAGACCTGCAAGCACACCTGGTGTACGGGTTCCGCACTGCGAGCAGCCATGACGACACGCTATTTCCTGCGCGCACAAAGTCGCTTGGGCTGGAGCGGACGCTCAACATTCCAGGCTTGAAGCTCATCCGCTTGGTCCTTGGTTTTCTCGGACAGCGCCAAGCTGCCGGAAAATTCCAGGTAAGGATCTTTTCTGGCGTTGCTGCGCCGTTCGCTGCGCCGAAGAAGGGGGGCGGCCTAAATATCTTCTACTGTCACACGCCGCCTCGATTTCTGTTCGATCAGCGAAAGCGTTTCCTTTCCGGATTCCAGCTCCCCGCAAAGCTAATTGCGCTTCCTTTGATGCGGATATTCGAAGGACTCTACGCCCGCGCAACGGCGCGCATGGATGTCATCGTTACGAATTCGGAGAACACGCGCAATCGCATCAAGACGTATGTCGGTCGGGACAGCATCGTCGTCTATCCACCGGTCGACATCGATCGCTTCCGCTTTCTCGGCCAGAAAGACTACTACGTTTCTACAGCGCGTTTGACCGCCCTCAAGCGCGTCGACCTTATCGTCGATGCTTTCCTTAAAATGTCGGACCAGCATCTGGTCGTCGTGTCTGGAGGCGAGGCCCGTGCTGCCCTCATTGCGCGCGCCAAAGGTGCACCCAATATCGCGTTTCTCGATTGGGTCGATGATGTCACGCTTCAAACTATTATCGGCGAAGCAATCGCGACCATTTATTTGCCCATCGACGAGGACTTCGGCATTTCTCCCGTAGAATCCATGGCGGCAGGAAAGCCTGTCATTGGAGTCGAAGAGGGAGGGCTGTTGGAGACGATCGTTCCCGGCGAAACGGGTATGTTCGTGCCGAAGAACTTTACCGCGGACGACGTGGTTGCGGCCGTGCG includes:
- a CDS encoding ABC transporter permease gives rise to the protein MSSKLGDGGFKLATWARITLELVRRDMEVRYAGSRAGVLWSVGVPLLNAAVLSTVFSWLMAGRMGLRYDGVPFPVFYFAGIAPWTLSAESVARSTNVIVENASIVKRVRFPMETFCMQVVGSAFISYGVMIFTAMLLMLLYGLPLTPRLIWLLPLLAITACLVLGTCFVLSALAVYFRDIAQIIPVVLNLAFFLTPILYPPSLVEHAPAWARVIILDLNPMHYLVEAHRYCIIGAADIEPRGVFYVGAVSILVCIGGLLLFRKLKSGFADVL
- a CDS encoding glycosyltransferase, which gives rise to MVPNVSIIINTYNRAKSLARTLESLSWLRYEKFEVVVVNGPSSDDTAAVLDTYADRIKIGSCPEANLSMSRNVGLAMASGEIVAYLDDDAIPEPDWLNALSAFYADPRVGCVAGYIRDHTGYSFQCKVTVCDRFGDAEGYDNVEAALASGAVMHGPGSARYLSPTGANSSFRRRALVGIGGFDEVFAYFLDETDVALRLIDAGWKVAYQPAAEVHHKFASSHLRDANRIPTSIHVPARSKAYFVIRHAANAFGLGKAVDYLADYRIARRQDKRWLANNGLIDADQHAKLVREIASGTESGVAEAFMWPNGRLAEPGCEEERTFKPFPILLPKDERLRICFISQDYPPGPVGGIAVWTHTLATALAALGHEVSVVARTKEHPRVDLEHGVWVHRIPQRHHPERTLPGLPDLPPLIADWCFSAFDEVQRIRARRSLDIVSAPIWDVEGAACLADGTLTTVTSLHSTYQLVLPSKKMWLNDENYRRLHVNKLIAAEVWMLERSSLILGNSHAIVRDIEQAYGLTVDPERLRIVPHGLVPEKPAVAPVKSGSRILYVGRFETRKGVDVLAKAIPLVMATHPEAHFVLVGDPNVDEDGRGPTYLGLVRHVVDRYPGRVEMLGAVSRETLIEEYARADIFVAPSRYESFGLIFLEAMMHGVACVGTNVGGIPEVVEHEVTGLLVPSEDPAALAAALSRLIADPTLRGRLGDAGYAAVTSMFTAKQMAEAVEDAFESALEGCAPQYSQRLLATAGGRR
- a CDS encoding ABC transporter ATP-binding protein — protein: MDAQVRPASIELVGITKEYRLYHRSVDRLVELFAPNGRVRHDTIRALSDVTLSVGAGERVGILGANGSGKSTLLKVISQVLTPTAGEVRVAGRVSALLELGIGFAGELTGRENIIQYGILQGLTRDDIASRCEEIIGFSEIAEYIDQPIRTYSSGMVLRLAFACAVFTDPDVLIIDEALSVGDSYFQAKCLHKIRSMLDRGITFLYVSHSADSVRSLCTRGVLMERGRVVLDGASIDVAREYERRAFIRASRYQGASAPDGEALTETKPGEASAGHLLDVVSDDATPSEREFARRVAAMRSGNGTVRITNIEVLDAEGGQTDVVAHGEPLTVRVSYRVMSVPAAHTSIGVGICDRLGNQLVHMNTLDKGIDLAGTTPGVRGSVVFQLVNLFCPGDFAVIVGCSTVSRHPVNPSIWLVDELHDYCVGGAAFTVPASSAQASLWGAVALPYEVEFGAVLPNEVKFAE
- a CDS encoding PQQ-dependent sugar dehydrogenase, which produces MAKAKENDGRGFSVQTIGGSVSRLRAPKSLTGRSKKVQSSDYILRLVELRADGFTPARIAPLGGAFLLGISLQNEADVQLIDLDRALAWQLGKLPIADVSGVEASVWPRILDLRTLSVTWGRDADDIERPLSADILISGSVFDGAENKRCQLVFVKTLKITFDEKPTFEAVEDWFKSPCVPEEIGTNHSWESGGGLELVPVSARRDPSKIEFYLGLGHFHAIHDTEWLGTLSEADRQLFTAVIRVAAPGNSRIVATGMRNTQGLANVFVPGVADPVLVGTDQGPYSGDEINIITAGEDYGWPQSTFGARYDERDRYVAKSERFHASGTRPVYFFAESGTAASPIIQVHGEAFSDAWAPRENTGLANLIVGAMARGSLYRIVFDGHKVLTAEALDIGFRPRSIVDLDDRIAIGSDEGVVAFLYPEQVRTAGKFRPLSSGVRVAFVPKGAGAERTDVPVASGNLLDGDAARGAVVFNRCRNCHSLEQGGQSSGPSLHGVFGRRPSDTEDYRFSEAMLKLDPRWDAVTLDRFIERPRKFAPGTKMLFQGIADPQDRADLITFLKSVTN
- a CDS encoding glycosyltransferase, which translates into the protein MSRNERRDTMRPQETEGAAEPRDIVVYHDYFAIRGGGERLALTLARDLQAHLVYGFRTASSHDDTLFPARTKSLGLERTLNIPGLKLIRLVLGFLGQRQAAGKFQVRIFSGVAAPFAAPKKGGGLNIFYCHTPPRFLFDQRKRFLSGFQLPAKLIALPLMRIFEGLYARATARMDVIVTNSENTRNRIKTYVGRDSIVVYPPVDIDRFRFLGQKDYYVSTARLTALKRVDLIVDAFLKMSDQHLVVVSGGEARAALIARAKGAPNIAFLDWVDDVTLQTIIGEAIATIYLPIDEDFGISPVESMAAGKPVIGVEEGGLLETIVPGETGMFVPKNFTADDVVAAVRRMAPVAALEMRKACEQRAQEFSRSHFISRMKQIIEMPNVNGK